A genome region from Rhinopithecus roxellana isolate Shanxi Qingling chromosome 10, ASM756505v1, whole genome shotgun sequence includes the following:
- the TAS2R10 gene encoding taste receptor type 2 member 10 produces MLSVVEGILIFVVISESAFGVLGNGFIGLVNCIDCAKNKLSTIGFILTGLAISRIFLIWIIITDGFIQIFSPDIYASGKLIECISYFWVISNQSSIWFTTSLSIFYFLKIANFSNYIFLWLKSRTNRILPLLMGFLLISCLLNFAYIAKILNDLKMKNGTVWRLNMYKREYFIKQILLNLGVIFFFTLSLITSVLLIISLWRHNRQMQSNVTGLRDSITEAHVKAMKVLISFIILFILYFIGTAIEISYFTVPENKLLLMFGMTTTAIYPWGHSFILILGNSKLKQASLRVLQQLKCCEKTKNLRAT; encoded by the coding sequence ATGCTAAGTGTAGTGGAAGGCATCCTCATTTTTGTTGTAATTAGTGAGTCAGCATTTGGGGTTTTAGGGAATGGATTTATTGGACTTGTAAACTGCATTGACTGTGCCAAGAATAAGTTATCTACAATTGGCTTTATTCTCACCGGCTTAgctatttctagaatttttctgATATGGATAATAATTACAGATGGATTCATACAGATATTCTCTCCAGATATATATGCCTCTGGTAAGCTAATTGAATGTATTAGTTACTTTTGGGTAATTAGTAATCAATCAAGTATATGGTTTACCACCAGCCTCAGCATCTTCTATTTCCTGAAGATAGCAAATTTTTCCAACTACATATTTCTCTGGTTGAAGAGTAGAACAAATAGGATTCTTCCCCTTCTGATGGGATTCTTACTTATTTCATGCTTACTTAATTTTGCATATATTGCGAAGATTCTTAATGATCTTAAAATGAAGAATGGCACAGTCTGGCGTCTCAACATGTATAAACGTGAATACTTTATTAAACAGATTTTGCTAAATCTGGgagtcattttcttctttactctATCCCTAATTACAAGTGTTTTGCTGATCATTTCCCTTTGGAGACACAACAGGCAGATGCAATCGAATGTGACAGGACTGAGAGACTCCATCACTGAAGCTCATGTGAAGGCAATGAAAGTTTTAATATCTTTTATCATCCTCTTTATCTTGTATTTTATAGGCACAGCCATAGAAATATCATATTTTACTGTGCCAGAAAACAAACTGTTGCTTATGTTTGGAATGACAACCACAGCCATCTATCCCTGGGGTCACTCATTTATCTTAATTCTAGGAAACAGCAAGCTAAAGCAAGCCTCTTTGAGGGTACTACAGCAATTGAAGTGCTGTGAGAAAACGAAAAATCTCAGAGCCACATAG